A stretch of the Streptomyces sp. WMMB303 genome encodes the following:
- a CDS encoding M55 family metallopeptidase yields MKILISADMEGATGVTWPADVLPGTPQWERCRSMFTSDVDAAVRGFFEAGADEVLINEAHWTMRNLLLEQLDERAEMITGRHKALSMVEGIQHGDVDGIAYIGYHTGAGSEGVLAHTYLANSLTGVWADGVRADEGRLNTLVAAEFGVPVVLVTGDDRTVEDAKGYAPDALGVAVKDYVSRYAAVCRPPARTAADIRDAARRALPLAGRRTPPEPEPHTVELEFDAEHLVGAATVVPGVERCGERRVAFTSAGAYDMIRCFKAVTTVVSAAVEEQYG; encoded by the coding sequence ATGAAGATCCTCATCAGCGCCGACATGGAGGGCGCAACGGGAGTCACCTGGCCGGCGGACGTCCTGCCGGGAACCCCGCAGTGGGAGCGCTGCCGGTCGATGTTCACCTCGGACGTGGACGCCGCCGTCCGGGGTTTCTTCGAGGCGGGCGCTGACGAGGTACTCATCAACGAGGCCCACTGGACGATGCGCAACCTCCTGTTGGAACAGCTGGACGAGCGGGCCGAGATGATCACCGGTCGGCACAAGGCGTTGTCGATGGTCGAAGGCATCCAGCATGGCGACGTGGACGGCATCGCCTACATCGGCTACCACACCGGTGCCGGCAGCGAGGGCGTCCTCGCCCACACCTACCTCGCCAACTCCCTGACCGGCGTGTGGGCCGACGGGGTACGGGCCGACGAGGGCCGCCTCAACACCCTGGTGGCGGCAGAGTTCGGCGTCCCCGTCGTGCTGGTGACCGGCGACGACCGCACCGTCGAGGACGCCAAGGGTTATGCGCCCGACGCGCTGGGCGTCGCCGTCAAGGACTACGTGTCGCGGTACGCCGCGGTGTGCCGCCCTCCGGCCCGTACCGCGGCCGATATTCGGGATGCCGCCCGGCGTGCCCTCCCGCTGGCCGGGCGCCGCACTCCGCCGGAGCCCGAGCCGCACACCGTGGAGCTGGAGTTCGACGCCGAACACCTGGTGGGCGCTGCCACCGTGGTGCCCGGTGTCGAGCGCTGCGGCGAACGCCGTGTGGCCTTCACCTCGGCCGGAGCCTACGACATGATCCGCTGCTTCAAGGCCGTCACGACCGTCGTCTCCGCCGCAGTGGAGGAACAGTATGGCTGA